From one uncultured Paludibacter sp. genomic stretch:
- a CDS encoding exported hypothetical protein (Evidence 5 : Unknown function), producing MKKLFVKIFSVITIGILLLPSVAKLEHHHFYTFHFNAESKSNSQSFSEQCEICQFEFFAFVPEKKFNLPEKFTSVVTKYLLNDILIVSLPKVYNFSLRAPPFDLF from the coding sequence ATGAAAAAACTGTTCGTAAAAATATTTTCGGTAATAACCATTGGCATATTGCTTTTGCCATCGGTTGCCAAACTCGAACATCACCATTTTTACACATTTCATTTCAACGCAGAAAGTAAATCAAACTCGCAGTCATTTTCTGAACAGTGCGAAATATGTCAATTTGAATTTTTTGCTTTTGTTCCTGAAAAGAAATTCAATCTCCCTGAAAAATTTACATCTGTCGTTACAAAATATCTTTTGAATGATATTTTAATTGTTTCCTTACCTAAAGTTTATAATTTTTCTCTTCGGGCTCCTCCTTTTGATTTATTTTAA
- a CDS encoding TonB-dependent receptor produces MKKIIIIILMIASYHFTFAQNQIIGKVFDQNNHPLTGATVFLPELNKGVTTDTNGHYEVSNLPNGKIKIRFSYIGYANDISTVILKDNTSITLNVQLHESAIEAEEVVVSGGYNSTQHENAVKIDVLKLNPTEIQTTNNFTEMLTKIPGIDMISKGNGVAKPVIRGLSMNDILVLNNGVRFENYQYSSHHPLGIDEFGIEDVEIIKGPASLLYGSDAIGGVINFIKEKPANENSIVGDYNLQLFSNSLGMTNNLGIKGTSKNFYGGIRVGSKTNADYLQGGGAFVPNSRFNEMSVKTNVGFTGKFATLNLFYDYTNEKLGLAEDEAVEQITEKGRKPEIFYQEFNTHLLSSQNKFYLGNFKLDVNGAYQNTDLAHIGEPNQYEIQMQLKTLTYETKLYLPSDKNSEYIVGFQGMNQINSNVNDREVILLPDAVTNNYSAFGLLQYTFLEKLKLQTGLRYDYKTIDTEAVNNADDIENYRPAIHKPYGSFSGSLGATYHFSDVLLLRANIASAYRTPNIAELTSKGQHELRFEIGDENLQPEKSLETDISVHYHKENIQFDIAGFYNKVNDYIFIAPTGEETSSGIGIYKYKQANSMLYGGEAGVHFHPKQIKWLHIETTFSSVIGKQNNGDYLPFIPANKLNVELRAEKEKLGLLQKAFFSINSHTAFAQNNAAPDETTTKGYTLLGTNIGSEIQFKNQKILWTLGCSNLLDTKYINHLSTLKEVNMLDAGRNITFTLKVPFEIH; encoded by the coding sequence ATGAAAAAAATAATTATAATTATCTTAATGATAGCTTCTTATCATTTTACATTTGCTCAAAATCAAATTATCGGAAAAGTTTTCGATCAAAACAATCATCCTCTAACGGGAGCTACCGTTTTTCTGCCCGAACTTAATAAAGGCGTAACTACAGACACAAACGGACATTATGAAGTTTCCAATTTGCCAAACGGCAAAATTAAAATCCGTTTTTCTTACATTGGTTATGCCAATGATATTTCAACCGTTATACTGAAAGACAATACATCCATTACATTAAATGTACAATTACACGAATCGGCAATTGAAGCCGAAGAAGTTGTTGTGTCGGGAGGATATAATTCTACGCAGCACGAAAATGCGGTAAAAATAGATGTTCTAAAACTTAATCCTACAGAAATTCAGACTACCAATAATTTTACGGAAATGCTTACCAAAATTCCCGGTATAGATATGATTTCAAAAGGAAACGGCGTAGCAAAACCGGTTATTAGAGGACTTTCGATGAACGATATTTTGGTTCTTAACAACGGCGTTCGTTTCGAAAACTACCAGTATTCAAGTCATCATCCGCTGGGAATTGATGAATTTGGCATTGAAGACGTGGAAATTATCAAAGGTCCCGCTTCACTGCTTTATGGTTCGGATGCAATTGGAGGTGTAATAAATTTCATCAAAGAAAAACCTGCAAACGAGAATTCCATTGTCGGCGATTATAACTTGCAATTATTTTCCAATAGTTTAGGAATGACCAATAATTTGGGAATAAAAGGAACCTCTAAAAATTTTTATGGAGGAATAAGAGTAGGCAGCAAAACAAACGCTGATTATTTACAGGGAGGCGGAGCGTTTGTTCCCAATTCGCGTTTCAATGAAATGTCGGTAAAAACAAATGTAGGTTTTACCGGTAAATTTGCCACACTTAATTTGTTTTATGATTATACCAATGAAAAACTCGGACTTGCAGAAGATGAAGCTGTAGAACAAATTACCGAAAAGGGACGAAAACCGGAGATTTTTTATCAGGAATTCAACACACATTTACTTTCATCGCAAAACAAGTTCTACCTCGGAAATTTCAAACTGGATGTAAATGGCGCCTATCAAAATACAGATCTTGCACACATTGGCGAACCCAACCAATATGAAATTCAAATGCAGTTGAAAACTCTTACTTATGAAACAAAACTATATCTTCCTTCCGATAAAAATTCAGAATATATCGTCGGCTTTCAAGGAATGAACCAAATAAATTCCAATGTAAATGATAGAGAAGTAATATTGCTTCCTGATGCAGTTACGAATAATTATTCCGCTTTCGGTCTGCTTCAATACACCTTCTTAGAAAAACTAAAACTTCAAACCGGTTTACGTTACGATTATAAAACCATTGATACGGAAGCTGTAAACAATGCGGATGATATTGAAAATTACCGTCCTGCTATTCATAAACCTTACGGAAGTTTTAGCGGTTCGCTTGGAGCAACATATCATTTTTCCGATGTTTTGCTTTTACGTGCCAACATTGCATCTGCTTACCGCACACCAAACATAGCGGAATTAACCTCTAAAGGACAACATGAACTTCGTTTTGAAATTGGCGATGAAAATCTGCAGCCCGAAAAATCATTGGAAACAGATATTAGCGTCCATTATCACAAAGAAAACATTCAATTTGATATTGCCGGTTTTTATAATAAGGTAAACGATTATATTTTTATTGCTCCTACGGGCGAAGAAACCTCATCCGGCATTGGAATTTATAAATATAAACAAGCAAACTCAATGCTCTACGGAGGAGAAGCCGGCGTGCATTTTCATCCTAAACAAATAAAATGGCTTCATATTGAAACTACTTTTTCTTCCGTTATCGGGAAACAAAACAATGGAGATTATCTTCCGTTTATTCCGGCAAATAAATTAAATGTGGAATTGCGTGCCGAAAAAGAAAAACTTGGACTTTTGCAAAAAGCATTTTTCTCGATAAATTCTCACACGGCTTTTGCACAAAACAACGCTGCCCCTGATGAAACCACCACAAAAGGATATACACTATTAGGGACAAACATTGGCAGTGAAATTCAATTCAAAAATCAAAAAATCCTATGGACTCTTGGATGTAGTAATCTTTTGGATACCAAATACATCAATCATTTATCTACACTCAAAGAAGTAAATATGTTGGACGCAGGAAGAAATATTACGTTTACATTAAAAGTCCCGTTTGAGATTCATTAA
- the udg gene encoding UDP-glucose 6-dehydrogenase, protein MKIAIVGTGYVGLVSGTCFAEMGVDVTCVDIDTQKIENLKKGIIPIYEPGLEDMVLRNVKAERLHFTTKLADVLEETEVVFSAVGTPPNEDGSADLKYVLEVAKEIGEKMNSYKLLVTKSTVPVGTAKLVKQTIQDELNKRGVNIPFDVASNPEFLKEGDAISDFMSPDRVVVGIDSEKAKELLTKLYRPFLLNNFRVIFMDIPSAEMTKYAANSMLATRISFMNDIANLCEIVGADVNMVRKGIGSDARIGGKFLYAGTGYGGSCFPKDVQALIRTAKEHGYELRLLQAVEEVNNSQKEVLFNKLLKRWGKNMRGKTVAVWGLAFKPNTDDIRQAPAFIVMEKLLKSGVNIRVFDPIAIPVSKERIEFLEKQQADKEEKINYSNIYFANDIYDAAFEADALLLVTEWKEFRMPSWNVIKKSMKTPVVLDGRNIYDKSEMKELGFDYEGIG, encoded by the coding sequence ATGAAAATAGCTATTGTTGGCACCGGATACGTTGGTTTGGTTTCAGGAACATGTTTTGCTGAAATGGGCGTAGATGTTACTTGCGTTGATATCGATACTCAAAAAATTGAGAATCTTAAAAAAGGAATTATTCCCATTTATGAACCCGGATTGGAAGATATGGTTTTACGCAATGTAAAAGCAGAACGGCTTCATTTTACTACAAAACTTGCCGATGTTTTGGAGGAAACAGAAGTGGTTTTTAGTGCGGTAGGAACTCCGCCTAATGAAGATGGAAGCGCCGATTTGAAATATGTACTGGAAGTCGCAAAGGAAATTGGAGAAAAAATGAACAGTTATAAATTGCTTGTTACCAAAAGTACGGTTCCTGTTGGTACCGCAAAATTGGTAAAACAAACCATTCAAGATGAATTAAACAAAAGAGGTGTAAACATACCCTTTGATGTGGCTTCCAATCCCGAATTTTTAAAAGAAGGAGATGCAATCAGCGATTTTATGAGTCCTGACAGAGTTGTGGTAGGCATCGACAGCGAAAAAGCCAAAGAACTATTGACTAAATTATATCGTCCATTTTTGCTAAATAATTTTCGTGTTATTTTTATGGACATTCCTTCCGCTGAAATGACAAAATATGCTGCAAATTCGATGTTGGCAACACGTATCAGTTTTATGAACGACATTGCCAATTTATGTGAAATTGTAGGAGCCGATGTAAATATGGTACGTAAAGGAATTGGCAGTGATGCACGCATTGGTGGAAAATTTTTGTACGCAGGCACAGGTTACGGCGGTTCCTGCTTCCCTAAAGATGTACAAGCACTTATACGCACAGCCAAAGAACATGGTTATGAATTGCGGCTTTTACAAGCAGTGGAAGAAGTAAATAACTCCCAAAAAGAAGTTCTTTTCAATAAATTATTAAAACGATGGGGAAAAAATATGCGAGGAAAAACCGTTGCGGTTTGGGGACTGGCATTTAAACCCAATACCGACGATATTCGGCAAGCTCCTGCATTTATTGTAATGGAAAAACTTTTAAAATCCGGAGTAAATATTCGCGTTTTTGATCCTATTGCCATTCCCGTATCAAAAGAACGTATCGAATTTCTGGAAAAACAACAAGCCGATAAGGAAGAAAAAATTAATTATTCCAATATTTATTTTGCCAACGATATTTACGATGCTGCTTTTGAAGCGGATGCGCTTTTACTTGTAACGGAATGGAAAGAATTCCGTATGCCAAGTTGGAACGTAATTAAAAAATCAATGAAAACCCCAGTGGTTTTAGATGGAAGAAATATCTACGACAAATCTGAAATGAAAGAACTCGGATTTGATTATGAAGGCATTGGATAA
- a CDS encoding D-3-phosphoglycerate dehydrogenase: protein MKILIATDKPFAKVAVDGIRNEVEGAGFELALLEKYTEKQQLLDAVADADAVIVRSDIIDAEVISAAKKMKIVVRAGAGYDNIDLDAATKAGVCVMNTPGQNANAVAELAFGLMIYGIRNYYNGTSGTELKGKRLGIHAYGNIGRNVARIAKGFGMEISAYDIYCRAEDIKTEGVNPTCSAKTLYQSSDVISINVPYTEETKQFIGKELLNLLPKGAIMVNTARKEVINEPELLEYMLENPKFKYLTDIAADMHEEFKAKVGDRYYATVKKMGAQTEEANINAGIAAAQQIVDFIKNGVDKYRVNK from the coding sequence ATGAAAATATTAATTGCAACAGATAAACCGTTTGCCAAAGTGGCTGTAGATGGAATCCGTAACGAAGTGGAAGGAGCCGGATTTGAACTCGCTTTACTCGAAAAATATACGGAAAAACAACAACTATTGGATGCTGTAGCCGATGCTGATGCTGTAATTGTGCGTAGCGATATTATTGATGCGGAAGTAATTTCGGCGGCAAAAAAAATGAAAATTGTAGTTCGTGCCGGAGCAGGCTATGATAATATTGACCTTGATGCAGCTACCAAAGCCGGAGTTTGCGTTATGAATACGCCGGGACAAAATGCTAATGCCGTAGCTGAATTAGCTTTTGGTTTAATGATTTACGGAATACGTAATTACTATAATGGTACCTCAGGAACTGAGTTGAAAGGAAAACGACTTGGAATTCATGCTTATGGAAATATCGGACGTAATGTAGCACGTATTGCAAAAGGTTTTGGTATGGAAATTTCAGCGTACGATATTTACTGTCGGGCGGAAGATATTAAAACAGAGGGAGTTAATCCAACCTGTTCTGCAAAAACGTTGTATCAAAGTTCAGATGTTATTTCAATTAATGTTCCTTATACCGAAGAAACCAAGCAATTTATCGGCAAAGAATTATTGAATTTGCTTCCAAAAGGAGCGATTATGGTAAATACGGCACGCAAGGAAGTGATAAATGAACCGGAATTGCTCGAATATATGCTTGAAAATCCAAAATTCAAATATTTGACGGATATTGCTGCTGATATGCACGAAGAATTTAAAGCAAAAGTAGGCGACCGTTATTATGCTACTGTGAAAAAAATGGGAGCACAAACCGAAGAAGCAAATATAAACGCAGGAATTGCGGCTGCTCAACAAATTGTTGACTTTATAAAAAACGGAGTAGATAAATATCGGGTAAATAAATGA